One Candidatus Poribacteria bacterium DNA segment encodes these proteins:
- a CDS encoding sugar transferase, producing the protein MPHTKRFNSRQPSAVSRQPAAVNRQSIVPDSQLEIELKRDWTKRTFDLLLATTGLLLLSPLLLIGAILAKLQSKGTIFYKATRVGRGGTLFEMYKFRTMVANADSIGGSLTTYKDTRVTRIGSFLRWTKLDELPNLINVIKGEMSLIGPRPEAPVYVKYYTETQRQVLQVKPGMTGPSQLANRDEAEKLKGQPNAEHYYITELMPKKLDLDIHYLTTQSITSDIGWLLKTFWVLIAK; encoded by the coding sequence ATGCCCCATACCAAGCGTTTTAATAGCCGTCAGCCATCAGCAGTTAGCCGTCAGCCTGCGGCAGTTAACCGACAGTCGATAGTTCCTGACAGCCAATTGGAAATAGAACTCAAACGCGATTGGACAAAACGGACGTTTGACCTCCTACTTGCCACGACTGGACTCCTGCTTTTGTCGCCACTTCTTCTCATCGGAGCTATCCTCGCAAAACTGCAATCAAAGGGCACTATTTTTTACAAAGCAACGCGGGTCGGCAGAGGCGGAACCCTCTTTGAAATGTACAAATTTAGAACGATGGTGGCTAATGCTGACAGCATTGGCGGAAGTTTGACAACTTACAAAGATACGCGCGTTACACGCATCGGCAGCTTCTTGAGATGGACAAAACTCGATGAACTTCCCAACCTAATCAACGTGATAAAAGGCGAGATGAGCCTCATCGGCCCCCGTCCGGAGGCTCCTGTTTACGTCAAATACTACACAGAGACGCAGCGGCAAGTGTTGCAGGTAAAACCTGGAATGACGGGACCGTCGCAACTCGCAAACCGTGATGAGGCGGAAAAACTCAAAGGGCAACCGAACGCAGAACACTACTACATCACCGAACTAATGCCGAAGAAACTTGACTTGGATATCCACTACCTTACGACACAGAGCATCACCTCCGATATAGGGTGGCTCCTGAAAACCTTTTGGGTACTCATCGCAAAGTAA